In Desulfosediminicola ganghwensis, a single window of DNA contains:
- a CDS encoding pseudouridine synthase: MTEKVRLQKYLASCGVASRRKAEEYISHGRVKINGQTIISMGEKITPGEDLIQFDGKNVVPPEEFVYVLLNKPAGYVTTLSDPQGRPIVTSLVKDIGHRLFPVGRLDLDTEGALILTNDGSLAQKIQHPSHKTNKTYQALVQGHPGKSKLRQLEEGVVIEEKITAPAKVKVVKHYQKQTLVEITLHEGRKRQVKKMFELIGNPVIQLKRISYGKLHLGKLPTGKHKILNSRDLNKIFL, encoded by the coding sequence ATGACAGAAAAGGTACGTTTACAGAAATACCTCGCCAGTTGTGGCGTCGCCTCCAGGCGAAAGGCCGAAGAGTACATCAGTCACGGTCGGGTCAAGATCAATGGCCAGACCATCATCTCAATGGGGGAGAAAATCACTCCCGGAGAAGATCTGATACAATTTGACGGCAAAAATGTAGTGCCGCCGGAAGAGTTTGTTTATGTTCTGCTCAATAAACCAGCAGGCTATGTCACCACTTTATCTGACCCCCAGGGACGCCCCATCGTCACCTCCCTGGTTAAAGACATTGGCCACAGACTCTTTCCCGTGGGTCGACTCGATCTTGACACAGAAGGCGCACTTATTCTGACCAACGATGGCAGCCTGGCCCAAAAAATTCAACATCCAAGTCACAAGACCAACAAAACATACCAGGCACTCGTCCAGGGCCATCCAGGCAAAAGCAAACTCCGCCAGCTGGAAGAAGGTGTTGTAATAGAAGAAAAAATTACAGCCCCTGCAAAAGTGAAAGTCGTCAAACACTATCAGAAACAAACCCTGGTCGAAATTACCCTCCACGAAGGCCGAAAGCGGCAGGTTAAAAAGATGTTTGAGTTGATAGGCAATCCTGTCATTCAGTTGAAACGAATCTCATATGGGAAGTTACACCTAGGAAAACTCCCTACCGGCAAGCATAAGATACTTAACTCCAGAGATTTAAATAAAATATTTTTATAA
- a CDS encoding HU family DNA-binding protein, with product MNKSELIETLAQDINIPHREAAAITNTVIETMTEALSRGESIEIRGFGSFVIKKYDAYEGRNPKTGKKILVKPKKLPFFKVGKDLREKVNISK from the coding sequence ATGAACAAATCAGAACTCATCGAGACTTTAGCACAGGACATCAACATCCCACACCGTGAAGCAGCTGCTATCACAAATACCGTCATAGAAACAATGACGGAAGCCCTTTCACGGGGCGAGAGTATAGAGATACGGGGATTCGGGAGCTTTGTGATCAAGAAGTATGATGCGTACGAAGGAAGAAATCCTAAGACCGGTAAGAAAATACTGGTGAAGCCAAAGAAACTGCCTTTCTTTAAAGTGGGAAAGGATCTTCGCGAAAAGGTAAATATCAGTAAATAA
- the rimO gene encoding 30S ribosomal protein S12 methylthiotransferase RimO, with translation MHSFHLVSLGCAKNLVDSEMIIGGLAEAGWTYEESPEKAQVLMLNTCGFIQPAVEEAVDEILGLAEIKAQNPGQKLVVVGCLVQRYGNSLPAELPEVDLFVGTEGCHDMPARLAGLFENHGEQHAKVQLPDRFIMDSSMPRILTTPSFRAWFKITEGCDNRCSYCMIPSIRGDLRSRPIDDLVQEAVNLEQKGARELSLIAQDITAYGNDLDSESTLTNLLQRLLTDTAIPWFRLLYLYPSGITDRLLELMAANSRIVPYLDIPFQHVSTSVLHRMNRRYSTEDLYSLVERIRHYLPDVAIRTTFLVGFPGETEADVEQLMAFMRDVRLDHVGVFPYANEEGAPSQLFPDQVTEEDKIARRDAILTLQAELSAGIQQKYVGRKELVLVEGLSRETDLLLEGRTRFQAPDVDGCVYINDGEASPGELVEVLISEAQTYDLVGGIVR, from the coding sequence ATGCATTCGTTTCATTTGGTGAGTTTGGGGTGTGCCAAAAATCTTGTTGATTCCGAAATGATTATTGGTGGTTTAGCTGAAGCCGGGTGGACCTATGAAGAGTCACCGGAAAAAGCGCAGGTGCTTATGCTGAATACCTGCGGCTTTATCCAACCGGCTGTAGAGGAGGCTGTTGATGAGATACTTGGTCTTGCCGAGATCAAGGCGCAAAACCCCGGTCAGAAACTCGTGGTAGTGGGATGCCTTGTTCAGCGTTATGGAAACAGCCTGCCGGCCGAGTTGCCGGAGGTCGATCTTTTTGTTGGTACAGAAGGATGTCACGACATGCCGGCCAGGCTTGCTGGGCTCTTTGAAAACCATGGAGAGCAGCACGCCAAGGTCCAGTTGCCTGATCGCTTTATTATGGATAGCAGCATGCCCAGAATCCTCACTACACCATCTTTCAGGGCCTGGTTCAAGATTACCGAAGGCTGTGATAACAGGTGTTCGTACTGCATGATTCCATCAATAAGAGGAGATCTCAGAAGCAGGCCCATTGATGACCTGGTTCAGGAAGCGGTTAATCTCGAACAAAAGGGGGCCCGTGAGCTATCCCTCATCGCCCAGGATATAACAGCGTATGGTAACGACCTGGATAGCGAGAGCACCCTCACAAACCTGCTGCAGCGCTTGTTGACAGACACGGCAATACCGTGGTTCAGGTTGCTTTATCTTTATCCTTCGGGGATCACCGACAGGCTGCTGGAGCTTATGGCTGCAAACAGCAGGATTGTGCCATATCTGGATATTCCCTTTCAGCATGTATCGACGAGCGTACTGCACAGGATGAACAGGCGATATTCAACCGAAGACCTTTACAGTCTTGTTGAGCGCATTCGTCACTATTTGCCTGACGTTGCGATTCGTACGACCTTCCTTGTTGGCTTTCCGGGTGAAACAGAGGCTGATGTAGAACAGTTAATGGCTTTTATGAGAGACGTCCGGCTGGATCATGTAGGGGTGTTTCCTTATGCAAACGAGGAAGGCGCACCTTCACAGCTCTTCCCTGATCAGGTCACAGAAGAAGACAAAATCGCAAGACGGGATGCTATATTGACTTTGCAGGCTGAGCTATCAGCAGGCATACAGCAAAAATATGTTGGGAGAAAAGAGTTGGTCCTGGTGGAAGGGCTCAGCAGGGAGACGGACCTTCTCCTTGAGGGACGAACGCGATTCCAGGCACCGGATGTGGATGGCTGTGTCTACATCAACGACGGGGAAGCCAGCCCTGGTGAGTTGGTTGAGGTTCTGATCAGTGAGGCACAGACTTATGATCTGGTCGGTGGAATTGTGCGCTAA
- a CDS encoding nucleoside phosphorylase has protein sequence MKEQIIIHPAKGKKEKTVPETGLLVATAGEARLAQKLLMNNGGRQQNIYISKLAVSAEADLFAAGPTIGAPFAVMTMEKLIALGARKIILFGWCGAVTEEYSVGDVVVGGVPVSGEGTSHHYPLDSPAMPSMPLCDSLSDLLEGAGIQHSRANIWSTDAPYREERSYLAELHKNADVKCVDMEYSALCAVAQFRNVEFSALFLVSDELYRDKWQPGYVRRDFRDKSSELVALLTTIGK, from the coding sequence ATGAAAGAACAAATTATTATCCACCCTGCTAAGGGGAAAAAGGAAAAAACGGTTCCTGAGACCGGGCTACTGGTTGCAACAGCTGGTGAAGCACGATTGGCCCAAAAGCTGTTGATGAATAACGGCGGTAGACAGCAAAACATATATATATCAAAGCTTGCTGTCTCCGCTGAGGCTGATCTATTTGCGGCCGGGCCTACTATCGGGGCTCCATTTGCAGTGATGACCATGGAGAAACTTATTGCGCTTGGTGCCAGGAAAATTATTCTTTTCGGCTGGTGTGGCGCAGTCACTGAAGAATATTCCGTTGGGGATGTGGTTGTCGGTGGAGTGCCTGTGAGCGGGGAAGGGACAAGTCACCACTACCCACTGGATTCTCCTGCAATGCCGTCCATGCCTTTATGCGATAGCCTTTCTGATTTGTTGGAGGGGGCAGGGATTCAGCACTCACGTGCGAATATCTGGTCAACGGATGCTCCATACAGGGAAGAGCGAAGTTATCTTGCAGAACTCCACAAAAATGCAGATGTTAAATGCGTTGATATGGAGTATTCAGCTTTGTGTGCAGTAGCTCAATTCAGAAATGTAGAATTCAGTGCACTCTTTCTGGTGTCGGACGAACTCTATCGGGATAAATGGCAACCAGGTTACGTAAGGCGGGATTTCCGAGATAAAAGTAGTGAACTCGTGGCATTGTTAACGACTATTGGCAAATAG
- the atpE gene encoding ATP synthase F0 subunit C: MELALVCIGAALSIGLAGLGAGIGIGSIGQGACMGLARNPEVQPKLMVFMILGIALAESIAIYGLVISLILLYANPLLG; this comes from the coding sequence ATGGAATTAGCTCTCGTATGTATTGGTGCAGCACTTTCAATCGGTCTTGCAGGACTTGGAGCAGGTATTGGTATCGGTTCTATCGGTCAGGGCGCATGTATGGGTCTTGCTCGTAACCCAGAAGTACAGCCGAAGCTCATGGTATTCATGATTCTTGGTATCGCTCTTGCTGAGTCCATCGCGATTTACGGACTGGTTATCTCCCTGATCCTTCTTTATGCTAACCCGCTGCTCGGATAA
- the atpB gene encoding F0F1 ATP synthase subunit A: MEHPILFISIILEKLGLPVPHGFVGHGILEQLCAPYMTYTWLVMAFLFLVSKLTLGNLEMIPGAGQNFWEIVIGGLDDFFVENMGREMADKFFPMIATFALYIAVANLIGLIPGFMSPTSSINTTLALTLIVWFTHHIIGFKEHGAGYIKHFLGPMPVLIPLMLPIELISNFARILSLSIRLFGNIMAKETLLGILFTLAGMFFAPLPIMVLGVLVSLVQAMVFVLLTVIYFAQAQEHAH, encoded by the coding sequence ATGGAACATCCGATACTATTTATTTCAATTATCCTTGAGAAGCTCGGCTTGCCGGTTCCTCATGGCTTTGTCGGCCACGGGATATTGGAGCAACTGTGTGCACCGTATATGACCTACACCTGGTTGGTCATGGCATTTCTTTTTCTTGTTTCCAAGCTGACCTTGGGAAATCTTGAAATGATTCCTGGTGCAGGGCAGAACTTCTGGGAAATCGTAATTGGTGGCCTTGATGATTTCTTTGTCGAAAACATGGGCAGAGAGATGGCTGACAAGTTCTTTCCGATGATTGCCACCTTTGCACTGTACATCGCAGTTGCGAACCTGATTGGTTTGATTCCAGGCTTTATGTCACCGACTTCCAGCATCAACACCACTCTCGCTCTGACACTGATCGTATGGTTTACCCATCACATCATTGGCTTTAAGGAGCATGGTGCAGGATACATCAAGCACTTTCTTGGTCCTATGCCGGTGCTCATTCCGCTGATGTTGCCAATCGAACTTATCAGTAACTTTGCTCGTATTCTCTCTCTCTCAATTCGTCTCTTCGGTAACATCATGGCGAAAGAGACCCTGCTCGGTATCCTGTTTACCCTGGCGGGAATGTTCTTCGCACCACTGCCGATCATGGTTCTTGGTGTTCTGGTATCCCTGGTGCAGGCGATGGTCTTTGTACTTCTGACCGTCATCTACTTTGCACAGGCCCAGGAGCATGCACACTGA
- a CDS encoding ATP synthase subunit I, with protein MTRGIISLQKMQVVSWVYLTVLTLGAWGLFSWALAWSVLVGGLIAILSFWVSQRDLTQFLETLPVGEELTEGQAKSQFKKSGFLLRFWIRIVIIGVVVLLLVRFSSINAFGLIMGLSTVVFAVALTAVEIVRHYYFSGRR; from the coding sequence GTGACCAGAGGTATTATTTCCCTGCAGAAGATGCAGGTTGTGAGCTGGGTCTACCTGACGGTTTTGACCTTGGGGGCATGGGGGTTGTTTTCCTGGGCCTTGGCCTGGTCGGTGCTCGTCGGTGGATTGATAGCGATTCTGAGCTTTTGGGTTTCTCAGCGTGATTTGACACAGTTTCTTGAGACGCTCCCGGTGGGTGAAGAGCTGACCGAGGGGCAGGCCAAATCACAATTCAAGAAAAGCGGGTTTTTGCTCAGATTCTGGATTCGCATTGTAATTATAGGTGTTGTTGTCCTGCTCCTGGTTCGGTTCAGTTCAATAAACGCCTTTGGGCTTATTATGGGGTTGTCAACAGTAGTGTTTGCGGTCGCACTCACAGCAGTGGAGATTGTTAGACACTATTACTTCAGTGGGAGGAGGTAA
- a CDS encoding AtpZ/AtpI family protein has product MMSGMRKELVQLMAHYGHVGFTFVASIFIGLGGGIYLDQKVFDGRTAPWFTFIGLAFGIAAGFKTLLDVLWKNQPKDKDDKTDD; this is encoded by the coding sequence ATGATGTCGGGAATGAGAAAAGAGCTGGTTCAGTTGATGGCTCACTACGGCCATGTTGGTTTTACTTTTGTTGCCTCCATCTTCATCGGGTTGGGAGGTGGCATTTATCTGGACCAGAAAGTCTTTGATGGGAGGACCGCTCCATGGTTCACGTTTATCGGTCTGGCATTCGGTATTGCTGCAGGGTTTAAGACCTTGCTAGATGTTTTGTGGAAAAATCAACCGAAAGATAAAGACGATAAGACGGACGATTGA
- the hemL gene encoding glutamate-1-semialdehyde 2,1-aminomutase yields MKTETSQRLFQEAQKYIPGGVNSPVRACRSVGCNPVFIERAQGTYVYDVDGNEYLDFVGSWGPMILGHANPLILKAVNEAAASGTSFGASTPSEIELASMVVEAVPSIEKVRFVNSGTEATMSAVRLARGYTGKKVVVKFDGCYHGHADSFLVKAGSGVLTLGIPGSPGVPDDIVKNTISIPYNNLEILEKTLRDASLDIACVILEPVAGNMGCVPPADGFLAKLRELTSEMGIVLIFDEVITGFRLAYGGAQEYFGVQPDLTCLGKIIGGGLPVGAYGGKADIMNCIAPDGPVYQAGTLSGNPLAMAAGIATLKQLQESDFYTKLNGKASAYAEQLNAAAERAGVPVTLNRVGSLMTGFFTESAVFDFDSAMTADTDRYAQHFRQMLGSGFNIAPSQFEVAFVSAAHTEKELLKAAEMTEWSFKKLLEK; encoded by the coding sequence ATGAAAACTGAAACTTCCCAGCGTCTCTTTCAGGAAGCGCAAAAATATATTCCGGGTGGCGTGAACAGCCCGGTAAGAGCGTGTCGTTCTGTAGGCTGTAATCCGGTGTTTATCGAACGTGCTCAGGGCACCTATGTCTATGATGTCGATGGCAATGAATACCTGGATTTTGTTGGGTCCTGGGGTCCTATGATCCTGGGCCACGCCAACCCTCTGATTTTGAAAGCTGTCAATGAGGCCGCTGCCTCGGGCACCAGTTTCGGCGCGTCCACACCCTCTGAGATCGAACTTGCATCGATGGTAGTTGAGGCGGTGCCTTCAATTGAGAAAGTGCGGTTTGTGAACTCTGGCACCGAGGCAACCATGAGTGCGGTTCGCCTGGCGCGGGGCTACACCGGTAAAAAGGTGGTCGTTAAATTTGACGGTTGTTACCACGGTCATGCCGACTCTTTTCTGGTGAAGGCGGGCTCAGGTGTTTTGACCCTCGGTATTCCCGGTAGCCCTGGAGTTCCTGATGATATCGTCAAAAACACCATTTCTATTCCGTATAATAATCTGGAAATACTTGAAAAGACATTGCGTGACGCATCGCTGGACATTGCCTGCGTTATCCTGGAACCGGTCGCAGGCAACATGGGCTGTGTGCCGCCAGCTGATGGGTTCCTCGCTAAACTGCGTGAGCTGACCAGCGAGATGGGTATTGTTCTCATATTCGACGAAGTTATCACCGGCTTCAGACTCGCCTATGGTGGGGCTCAGGAGTATTTCGGAGTTCAGCCTGATCTCACTTGCCTCGGTAAAATTATTGGCGGTGGTCTGCCAGTCGGCGCGTATGGTGGTAAAGCTGATATCATGAATTGCATTGCCCCGGATGGACCGGTATATCAGGCTGGAACGCTCTCTGGTAACCCATTGGCGATGGCGGCAGGTATTGCAACCCTGAAGCAGCTGCAGGAGTCTGATTTCTATACGAAGCTCAATGGAAAGGCGTCTGCTTATGCAGAGCAGCTCAATGCTGCGGCAGAGCGTGCAGGTGTACCGGTTACCCTGAACAGGGTCGGTTCACTGATGACCGGCTTTTTTACTGAAAGCGCAGTCTTTGATTTTGATAGCGCCATGACGGCCGATACTGATCGCTATGCTCAACACTTCAGGCAGATGCTTGGTAGCGGATTTAACATTGCTCCATCTCAGTTTGAGGTGGCATTTGTTTCAGCAGCTCATACCGAAAAAGAGCTGCTGAAAGCAGCAGAAATGACTGAATGGTCATTCAAAAAATTGCTCGAAAAATGA
- the trxA gene encoding thioredoxin translates to MANDKVQQVNDAEFDTLIGSDQPTLVDFWAPWCGPCKAIGPVIEDLADEFTGKVNIAKMNVDDNPVTPGKYGIRAIPTLILFKSGEVVDQITGAVGKAQLVDLINKAL, encoded by the coding sequence ATGGCAAACGATAAAGTCCAGCAAGTTAACGATGCTGAGTTTGATACGCTGATCGGCTCTGATCAGCCAACCCTGGTTGATTTCTGGGCCCCCTGGTGTGGTCCCTGTAAAGCTATCGGGCCCGTCATCGAGGATCTCGCCGATGAATTTACAGGCAAAGTCAACATCGCTAAAATGAATGTAGACGATAATCCCGTCACCCCAGGTAAGTATGGTATTCGTGCTATCCCTACACTGATCCTGTTCAAGAGCGGTGAAGTTGTAGACCAGATCACCGGCGCCGTTGGCAAGGCCCAGCTGGTAGACCTCATCAACAAAGCCCTGTAA
- the trxB gene encoding thioredoxin-disulfide reductase yields the protein MIKEHYELVILGGGPAGLSAGLYAARARLDHVVIEKGAPGGQVLNTDWVDNYPGYPEGLSGFELADNMLKHAQRFEVNIQHGEVERVDLSNPDSKILHMGDGSTVRCDALILCTGARPNTLNVPGENEFRGKGVSYCGTCDAPFYRNVPVVVVGGGDTAVEEACYLTRFASKVSIIHRRDELRATKIIQEHAYANDKIEFVWNSQVSSIEGDNGVKEIKLLDNDGNTSTLEAEGIFVLIGITPNNSCLPLELLNADQWGFIPVDSECRTAIPGVMAAGDIISKNVRQVVNAAGEGAVAMLAAEAYLNRLKEK from the coding sequence ATGATTAAAGAGCACTACGAATTGGTAATCCTTGGCGGAGGTCCGGCTGGTCTTTCTGCCGGTCTGTATGCTGCCCGCGCCCGCCTGGACCATGTGGTTATTGAAAAAGGCGCTCCTGGTGGTCAGGTCCTGAACACTGACTGGGTAGATAATTACCCCGGTTACCCCGAAGGGCTATCCGGCTTTGAACTTGCCGACAACATGCTCAAGCATGCACAGCGGTTTGAAGTTAATATACAGCACGGTGAAGTCGAGCGAGTTGACCTGAGTAACCCTGATAGTAAAATCCTGCACATGGGTGACGGCTCTACCGTGCGATGCGATGCCTTGATACTCTGCACCGGAGCTCGTCCCAACACCTTGAATGTACCCGGTGAGAACGAATTTCGCGGCAAGGGAGTATCTTATTGCGGCACGTGTGACGCACCTTTTTACAGAAACGTGCCCGTCGTCGTTGTAGGTGGTGGAGACACTGCCGTTGAAGAAGCATGTTACCTGACACGTTTTGCCAGCAAAGTAAGTATCATCCATCGTCGCGATGAGCTCAGAGCTACCAAAATCATTCAGGAACATGCGTACGCCAACGATAAAATCGAGTTTGTCTGGAACAGCCAGGTAAGCTCCATCGAAGGAGATAACGGCGTAAAGGAAATCAAACTGTTAGACAACGATGGCAACACCTCCACTCTGGAGGCAGAGGGTATCTTTGTTCTTATCGGTATTACGCCAAACAACAGTTGTCTGCCACTGGAGTTGCTGAATGCAGATCAGTGGGGTTTTATTCCCGTCGATAGCGAATGCCGTACTGCTATTCCCGGAGTTATGGCCGCAGGTGACATCATCAGCAAAAACGTTCGTCAGGTTGTCAACGCAGCAGGTGAAGGGGCTGTCGCAATGCTTGCCGCCGAGGCATACCTGAACAGATTAAAAGAAAAATAA
- a CDS encoding outer membrane protein assembly factor BamD — protein sequence MNFSTQQFRKIAASSLAGVFLASILVLSGCSKVSDYFDFTSDADLDLQVPSKTLATKGMEDYNVGKYFTAIEYFEEILDRYPFSPEATLAELKAADCNYQMGRYMEALVLYKEFEERHPTNEAIPYVMFQKGMTHYMRIDRIDRDTSGAVESIKAFNQLLRAYPDSPYSAEAKGRVASAREFLANHEFFVVDFYVRTEEYEQAKKRLGYLLAMYPDSTISGDAQELLAQLEAGEPPERGILHYLPSLSLPDWKLFK from the coding sequence ATGAACTTCTCTACTCAGCAGTTCCGGAAAATTGCAGCTTCAAGTCTGGCAGGGGTATTTCTCGCCAGCATACTCGTTCTTAGTGGATGCAGTAAGGTTTCTGATTATTTTGATTTCACCTCTGATGCCGACCTCGATCTTCAAGTACCATCCAAGACCCTCGCAACCAAGGGTATGGAAGACTATAACGTCGGGAAATACTTCACAGCGATAGAGTATTTTGAGGAAATTCTAGACCGCTACCCGTTCAGCCCCGAGGCGACCCTTGCTGAGTTGAAGGCAGCCGATTGTAACTATCAGATGGGCAGGTACATGGAAGCCCTGGTACTTTACAAGGAGTTTGAGGAAAGGCACCCCACAAATGAGGCAATTCCTTACGTGATGTTCCAGAAAGGCATGACTCATTACATGCGTATCGACCGTATTGACCGTGATACCAGCGGTGCAGTCGAGTCTATCAAGGCATTTAATCAATTGCTGCGAGCATACCCTGATTCGCCATATAGTGCCGAAGCAAAGGGACGAGTGGCCTCCGCCAGAGAGTTCCTGGCGAACCATGAATTTTTCGTAGTCGATTTCTACGTGCGCACAGAAGAATATGAACAGGCCAAAAAGAGACTCGGTTATCTTTTGGCAATGTATCCTGACTCGACAATCTCAGGCGACGCCCAGGAGTTGCTCGCCCAACTTGAGGCCGGCGAACCACCAGAACGGGGGATACTGCATTATCTACCAAGCCTGTCACTGCCGGACTGGAAACTCTTCAAATAA
- a CDS encoding NIL domain-containing protein encodes MYTQIYILRFPKDTSDKPFIYQLVKEYDLEFNILKADILLQREGVMILELTGSSKTSVDAGLSFLGGLGVQTERLATRIRRDDEQCFQCGACTGICPVGALYLKRPEMEVIFDAEKCTGCSLCVPICPVRAMEVSLDKDWMLPPAEKV; translated from the coding sequence GTGTATACTCAGATTTATATTTTACGTTTTCCAAAAGATACCAGTGACAAACCGTTTATTTATCAGCTGGTCAAAGAGTATGATCTCGAATTCAACATACTGAAGGCCGATATCCTGTTGCAGCGTGAAGGGGTGATGATCCTCGAACTGACAGGGAGCAGTAAAACCAGTGTCGATGCAGGGCTGTCTTTTCTGGGTGGACTTGGGGTGCAGACCGAGCGGCTGGCTACCAGAATTCGCAGAGACGATGAGCAGTGCTTTCAGTGTGGAGCTTGCACAGGTATTTGTCCCGTTGGGGCCCTTTACCTGAAGCGGCCTGAAATGGAAGTGATCTTTGATGCGGAAAAATGCACCGGTTGCAGCCTGTGCGTTCCTATCTGCCCTGTACGTGCCATGGAAGTCTCACTGGATAAAGACTGGATGCTACCGCCAGCAGAGAAGGTGTAA
- a CDS encoding AAA family ATPase — protein MSVDNVQRLLIFFGLTGSGKSYLASRWAEKNGFAYFNSDVIRKQLVGIVPTQQCRDGINSGFYHPEYSKKTYEEMLNCALGALEDGHPIAILDASFHLQNQRQRVIDTFSRDYQVLFIYCFCSENVTLQRLKKRLAEPDAVSDGRLEVYLDQLKKFEYPVEIPNELLLELDTDASVEHLIARLEDFVTSAPSADRKDASPNQ, from the coding sequence TTGAGTGTAGATAACGTACAAAGGTTACTGATTTTTTTTGGCCTAACTGGTTCAGGCAAAAGTTACCTGGCAAGCCGGTGGGCCGAAAAGAATGGTTTTGCCTATTTTAATTCAGATGTCATACGAAAACAGCTTGTGGGGATAGTGCCTACCCAACAGTGCAGGGATGGTATTAACAGCGGCTTTTATCACCCTGAATACAGCAAAAAAACCTATGAAGAGATGTTGAATTGTGCGCTCGGAGCACTGGAGGATGGGCATCCAATTGCGATCCTGGATGCTTCCTTTCATTTGCAAAATCAGCGACAGCGCGTTATTGATACCTTCAGCAGAGATTATCAGGTACTGTTTATCTATTGTTTTTGTAGTGAAAATGTTACGCTACAGCGTCTGAAGAAGCGTCTTGCAGAGCCTGACGCGGTGTCGGATGGTCGTCTGGAGGTCTACCTCGACCAGTTGAAAAAATTCGAATATCCAGTTGAGATACCGAATGAACTGCTGCTTGAGCTTGATACCGACGCGTCAGTTGAGCACCTTATAGCCCGTCTTGAGGATTTTGTCACTTCTGCACCTTCCGCCGACAGGAAGGATGCCTCGCCTAATCAATAA
- a CDS encoding phosphotransferase, which translates to MDALLPDYVQWLMDKENYPHQVESVELIQTHISYIVLAGAYVYKFKKPVDFGFLDFTSLEKRKYFCNEELRLNRRLCPNVYLRTVELGKCCDDFCWGEGDEPIEYAVQMRRLKEDRMMGRLIARGQLQKADIVRIADVLIPFYERAGRSDRVKQFGDVRVVSRTIQENFMETRQFVGGVALPENRFKKIQRIALRFLGKEQIFAQRVRLNKICECHGDLHSGNICLEQEVAIFDCIEFNERLRCTDIAADLAFMAMDLDYHSLHDYSDLFINSYLERSEDEKLMDVLAFYMCYRAYVRGKIGLLTSADSHVSAETRKNAEESAKKYFMLAEEYGEQIECR; encoded by the coding sequence ATGGATGCTCTACTCCCTGATTATGTCCAATGGCTTATGGATAAAGAGAATTATCCACACCAGGTGGAGTCAGTTGAACTAATTCAGACACATATCTCCTACATTGTTCTGGCCGGGGCGTATGTGTATAAATTTAAAAAGCCCGTTGATTTTGGTTTTCTGGATTTTACATCATTGGAGAAACGAAAATATTTCTGTAATGAAGAGCTGCGCTTGAACAGACGATTATGCCCCAATGTTTATCTGCGTACTGTAGAACTCGGCAAATGTTGCGATGACTTCTGCTGGGGAGAAGGCGATGAGCCGATCGAATATGCGGTTCAAATGAGACGTCTGAAGGAAGACAGAATGATGGGTCGGCTCATAGCGCGAGGGCAGCTTCAGAAGGCTGATATCGTACGAATAGCCGATGTCCTTATACCTTTTTATGAACGTGCCGGTCGCTCCGACCGGGTGAAACAATTTGGAGATGTCAGAGTTGTAAGCAGGACTATCCAGGAAAATTTCATGGAGACCCGCCAGTTTGTGGGCGGTGTCGCACTGCCAGAGAATCGCTTTAAAAAAATACAACGTATTGCTCTGCGGTTCCTGGGAAAAGAGCAGATTTTTGCGCAGAGGGTACGGCTCAATAAAATTTGCGAGTGTCATGGGGATCTGCATTCAGGCAATATATGCCTGGAGCAGGAGGTGGCGATATTTGACTGTATTGAGTTCAACGAGAGACTCAGGTGTACAGATATTGCAGCAGACCTGGCTTTTATGGCTATGGATCTCGATTATCATAGCTTGCACGATTACTCTGATCTCTTCATCAATAGTTATCTGGAGAGGTCTGAAGATGAAAAACTTATGGACGTGCTGGCTTTTTATATGTGCTACCGGGCGTATGTCCGTGGAAAAATAGGGTTACTGACTTCAGCTGATAGCCATGTGTCAGCCGAGACCAGAAAGAATGCTGAAGAATCTGCAAAGAAGTACTTCATGTTGGCTGAGGAGTATGGAGAGCAAATTGAGTGTAGATAA